AGACCTCGAGACGACTGTCCCATCAGCCAGGTGCAGGCTTGCAATATGAACCCCACCGGTGTGCTTAAACAACGTTGCCTCTGCGTCCATGCGACTGACCGCCGCAAGCACCTTTGCCGGTGTCAGGACAAGGTGGTCGTCAACACGCTTCGCCGTATGTGCATCGTTGTAAAAATAAAAGGTCTGCCGACTCTTTCCGCAACACGAAGCGATGTACCGCTTGTTGTAAAATGCCTGGTTGAAATTGACGGCGTGATTCGTAATGACACGGGCCGACCCGCGTGTCGGGTGAATCGTGATGGATTTGACTTGCTGCAGATTCCGAATGACACCTTCCGAAGCCAAAAATCCAATCACGAGGTCATCCATAGCATCCGGTGTGCACACAACGGTAGCCAACTCCTCGTCGTTCACATAGACGGTGAGCGCGTATTCAGTCGCCACAGCGTCTGAAGTTGGCGCCACCTGTCCGTTTAAGGGGCCTGATGCACCCTGATAAGTGAGAACCGACCTCCGCTCAGATACAGGCAAATCACGGCTAAAAATATCGACGTCCGCAAGCGAAGCGATTTCTGTGTCCGCTGCCGGCAAAGCCCCTCTTGCAGATGACTCTGCCCTGTCATTTGCCGATGGCTCCGGCAGAGCTGATGACGAATCCGCTGTACTCATTTCCCATCCCCCACCAACGCATCAACTGCCGCCATCAACTCAACATTTGATAGCGGGATTTATCATTGACGTCGAACTCCCTGGCCGATGCCTTTTAACAACGTAAAAGCAAATGCGAAACCGGCACTGACATCCGGGTCATGCATCAGTTTCATCATATCAAATACTCCGTTCACCGTGACGCGCTCACCTGTCCCTGCGAGTTTTGTACCTTCCGCCACTCCGTGCAGGAGACCCGAGAGTCCTCTTGCATCCATCGCACCGAGTCCCTGAACTAAGGCAATGACGTTTTTCAGGCCACCCACCCCCTCAGGCTGGTCTACCTGGCGGACGACAATGTCCAAAAGTTCACTGCCATGCTCTAACGCTGCAACAAGTGCTTGGAGGACCCCTTTTTCGTGTAACAAATCAATCAAGAGGAGTGCCTCAGCCAGACTGTGGCGATGTCCCTGAAGGAGGTTCAAGGTTTCAATCCACTCGTTTGCCTTGGTACGCCCCGAGTCATGTTGGATTTCGTTCTCTGTTTCGCGTTCGTGTTCCCGTGCTATCGCCTTCGCCATGATTTCCGTCGTCCCCCCTGCTCGTCATCTGCAGCTGTAAATCCCCTCTGGCTGTGACAATATACTCCCTAGTCCCCTGGGACTGGCTCTGGATTGATACCGTGTTCACCGTGTTCACCGTGTTCACCGTGTTCACTGTGTTCACTGTACTCACTGTGCTCACTGTACTCACTGTACTCACTGTACTCACTGTACTCACTGTACTCACTGTGCTCACTGTACTCACTGTACTCACCGGCCTCAGTGTGGTCAGTGTTCCGTGTACCGAGTGTGCTCCGCATACCCAGCCCCGGCGTCCTCAGTGCCCCCCGCATGTGTAGCCAGGATGCCAGCAAGTGGTTCGTAATCTTGTCGAGTCCATTTTTTCTCAACCCGAACCCCTGGCTGCGGATTCGGGTGTCCGAGTCGAAAGTTCCCCACTTTCATCGGAGAATCTCCGTCGCGGCTGAGAATCTCCATGTGTACCGAGCACTCTTTGTACGCTGGAGTGTGTGTGTGCTCATCGTGATAGCTGCTCGTCAGATAGTTGATGGCTTCCTCGTCTTTAGGCGTGTTCATCGGCATATACAGCTCTTTCCCAACCACCCTGTCTGTGATGACAGTCTGCACCTTCACCTTTCCGTATGGTGAAACCAGACGCACGAGACTGCCGTCTTGCAGACCGCGTTCTCGAGCCAGTTCGGGTGACACCTCCACGTAGGTTGTTGGGACCTTCGATTTGATGCCGGCCACACGATAGGTCAAGTTGCCCTCATGGAAATGTTCAAGCATCCGCCCATTGTTGATATGCAGGTCATACTGGGCATCAAATGACAGGGGTTCTGTGTACTCGAGTGCAATCAGCTTGGCGCGTCCGTTGGCAAATGGGAAGGACGAGATATACAACAAAGGCGTGTCCGTGCCATCCGGGAGTACCGGCCATTGCAGACTCCTGTATCCCTCCAGCCTAGCGTAACTGACACCGGCCAGAAGCTCCGCCAGGCTCGAAACCTCACGCATAATGTCGCTCGGATGCGTGTATGTCCAAGTCGCGCCGAGGCGCCCTGCCAGTTGAGTTAGAATCAACCAATCCGGTTTCGAGTCCCCAAGTGGTTCCAGGACCTTGTACAGTCGCTGGATGCGCCGCTCTGTGTTCGTGAACGTCCCGTCTTTCTCAAGACTTGGTGACGCCGGTAGAATGACATCTGCAAACTGGGCTGTCTTGCTGAAAAAGATGTCCTGCACCACAAAGAACTCCAGTTTTTCAAACGCAGCTTGTACGTGATTGGCATTTGAGTCGACGAGTGCCATTTCCTCTCCCATGATGTACATCGCCTTTAACTTCCCATCATGGATGGCCTCAACCATCTGGTGGTTGTCGAGACCCTTTCTTGTCGGCAGCTTCACGCCCCATGCCGTTTCATACTTGGTACGAACAGCATCGTCTGAAGCAGATTCATAACCCGGAAAGACATCCGGCGCACACCCCATGTCCCCTGCCCCCTGCACATTGTTGTGCCCGCGCAGTGGGTATGCGCCTGTGCCGCGTCGTCCAACCTGTCCCGTAACCAATAACAGGTTGCAAATCGCTGTGCTCGTGTCCGATCCCGCTACGTGCTGCGTGACCCCCATTGCCCAACAAATCGACAGCCGCTTTGCATCTCGAATCATTTCGGCGGTTTGGACTAGTTCCGCGCGGGACAGCCCCGTTGCTTTTTCCGCGTAAGCGAGCGTAAATGGTTCAAGCGATTCCTTGTACGCTTCAAAACCGTCCACCCGGTCGTTCACAAACGATGCATCGTAGCAGCCATTGTCAATCAGGTACTTCGTCACGGCTGACAGCCAAACGAGATCGGACCCTGGTACAGGATGCAGCCACAAGTTGGCGCGATGAGCAAGGTCGTTTTTGCGCAAATCGGCAACGATCAACTTCTGCCCGTGTTTCTTGTGGGCTCTGCGGATGCGCGTTGACAACACAGGGTGAGATTCAGCGGGGTTCGCCCCAACCACCATCACCAAATCTGCCGCTGCGATGTCCTCTATCGATCCGGTGTCGCCCCCGTATCCCATCGTGGCCCGCAATGCATAAGTGGCCGGGGACTGACAATAGCGTGAGCAGTTATCGATGTTGTTTGTCCCCATCACAGCACGAGCAAACTTCTGCATGAGATAGTTCTCTTCATTGGTACACTTGGAGGACGAGATGTAACCAACCGCGTCAGGACCATCCTCGTCCCGAATTTGCTTGAGCCGAGTCGCGACAAAGTCGAGCGCTTCATCCCAAGATACGGGAACAAAAGCGTCTCCCTTGCGCACGAGCGGCTCTGTGATGCGCTCCGTACTGTTCACAAAGTCCCAGCCGAATTTCCCCTTGATGCAGGTTGAAACCTGATTTGCCGGAGCCTCCATCTGGGGCTCTACTTTGAGTATCTTTCTGCCCTTCGTCCAAATGTCAAAACTGCAGCCCACACCGCAATACGTGCAGACGGTCTTCGTCCGTTCAATGCGTGATTCCCGCATCTTCGCCTCCATCTCCGAGATGGTGAAGATAGGCCCGTAACCAGGTTCCGTCTCTTTCGTAAGGTGAATCATCCGTTCAAGTGTTGGG
The Alicyclobacillus curvatus genome window above contains:
- the fdhF gene encoding formate dehydrogenase subunit alpha; this encodes MTVATPDRQGGATETNTLSQIEILMDGERVSVSERETLLSAILCRQNDFPHVCYHPALGPIETCDTCIAEVNGELVRACSTTVSAGMNVTTKNVASRFARKEAMDRILHNHELYCTVCDNNNGNCTVHNTAMAMKVAHQKYPFEPKPYEQDNSHPFYRYDPDQCILCGRCVEACQNLQVSEVLSIDWERERPRVIWDNDVPINESSCVSCGHCVTVCPCNALMEKPMLGEAGYLTGIPIPTLERMIHLTKETEPGYGPIFTISEMEAKMRESRIERTKTVCTYCGVGCSFDIWTKGRKILKVEPQMEAPANQVSTCIKGKFGWDFVNSTERITEPLVRKGDAFVPVSWDEALDFVATRLKQIRDEDGPDAVGYISSSKCTNEENYLMQKFARAVMGTNNIDNCSRYCQSPATYALRATMGYGGDTGSIEDIAAADLVMVVGANPAESHPVLSTRIRRAHKKHGQKLIVADLRKNDLAHRANLWLHPVPGSDLVWLSAVTKYLIDNGCYDASFVNDRVDGFEAYKESLEPFTLAYAEKATGLSRAELVQTAEMIRDAKRLSICWAMGVTQHVAGSDTSTAICNLLLVTGQVGRRGTGAYPLRGHNNVQGAGDMGCAPDVFPGYESASDDAVRTKYETAWGVKLPTRKGLDNHQMVEAIHDGKLKAMYIMGEEMALVDSNANHVQAAFEKLEFFVVQDIFFSKTAQFADVILPASPSLEKDGTFTNTERRIQRLYKVLEPLGDSKPDWLILTQLAGRLGATWTYTHPSDIMREVSSLAELLAGVSYARLEGYRSLQWPVLPDGTDTPLLYISSFPFANGRAKLIALEYTEPLSFDAQYDLHINNGRMLEHFHEGNLTYRVAGIKSKVPTTYVEVSPELARERGLQDGSLVRLVSPYGKVKVQTVITDRVVGKELYMPMNTPKDEEAINYLTSSYHDEHTHTPAYKECSVHMEILSRDGDSPMKVGNFRLGHPNPQPGVRVEKKWTRQDYEPLAGILATHAGGTEDAGAGYAEHTRYTEH
- the fdhD gene encoding formate dehydrogenase accessory sulfurtransferase FdhD produces the protein MSTADSSSALPEPSANDRAESSARGALPAADTEIASLADVDIFSRDLPVSERRSVLTYQGASGPLNGQVAPTSDAVATEYALTVYVNDEELATVVCTPDAMDDLVIGFLASEGVIRNLQQVKSITIHPTRGSARVITNHAVNFNQAFYNKRYIASCCGKSRQTFYFYNDAHTAKRVDDHLVLTPAKVLAAVSRMDAEATLFKHTGGVHIASLHLADGTVVSRSDIGRHNALDKLFGYTMRNGVSLSGGFISFSGRLSSEVLLKVAKIGVGVVVARSAPTALALDIAEELNITTVGFVREDRFNVYTHPERIELNTDSSGGQRGARE
- a CDS encoding DUF1641 domain-containing protein; the protein is MAKAIAREHERETENEIQHDSGRTKANEWIETLNLLQGHRHSLAEALLLIDLLHEKGVLQALVAALEHGSELLDIVVRQVDQPEGVGGLKNVIALVQGLGAMDARGLSGLLHGVAEGTKLAGTGERVTVNGVFDMMKLMHDPDVSAGFAFAFTLLKGIGQGVRRQ